In Salvelinus alpinus chromosome 22, SLU_Salpinus.1, whole genome shotgun sequence, one genomic interval encodes:
- the LOC139549279 gene encoding transcription factor Dp-2-like isoform X1, which yields MEVPFCRETGNISLVMPSDYSPATNITLGAVNANVRTQMIISTAERVSHTGNVLVGTPCTHTPTMVDQGRNQDANKWTPGAKKRTHDFIDSYFSDRDGLCSGDSSASKRLKGDKNGKGLRHFSMKVCEKVQKKGTTSYNEVADELVVEFTHSTTVMATDSQVYDQKNIRRRVYDALNVLMAMNIISKEKKEIRWIGLPTNSAQECQNLEVEKQKRLKRIRQKRTQLEELILQQIAFKNLVQRNKVSETSSLAPPPSGSVIQLPFIILNTDVRTVIDCSISSDKCEYLFNFDNTFEIHDDIEILKRMGMSLGLESGKCTADNLVVAKSLIPRSLEAYVIGIARGTSQTSSFPGDLDSASLNGRQSFSHSSTALSESRGQTPISFNEEEEDDDDEPSSPE from the exons aTGGAGGTTCCCTTCTGCAGAGAGACAG GCAATATATCACTTGTGATGCCGTCCGACTACAGCCCAGCAACAAATATCACACTAGGAGCAGTCAATGCCAATGTGAGGACCCAGATG ATCATCAGCACAGCAGAGAGAGTTTCTCACACAGGGAATGTCCTCGTAGGTACCCCCTGCACACACACGCCCACTATGGTTGACCAGGGACGCAACCAGGATGCCAACAAGTGGACCCCAGG GGCCAAGAAGCGAACGCATGATTTCATTGACTCATATTTTTCTGACCG GGATGGGCTGTGCTCAGGAGACTCTTCAGCCAG CAAGCGACTGAAGGGCGATAAGAACGGGAAGGGCCTGAGGCATTTCTCCATGAAGGTGTGTGAGAAGGTACAGAAGAAAGGCACCACGTCCTACAACGAGGTGGCTGACGAACTGGTGGTTGAGTTCACCCACTCCACCACCGTCATGGCCACAGACTCG caGGTGTATGACCAGAAGAACATCCGCAGGCGTGTTTATGACGCTCTCAACGTGCTGATGGCCATGAACATCATCTccaaggagaagaaggagatcCGCTGGATCGGCCTGcccaccaactcagcccaggagTGTCAAAACCTGGAg GTGGAGAAACAGAAACGCCTGAAGAGGATCAGACAGAAGAGAACTCAGCTGGAAGAACTCATACTGCAG CAAATCGCATTCAAGAACCTGGTGCAGAGAAACAAAGTCAGCGAGACTTCCTCCCTGGCCCCTCCCCCTTCCGGCTCTGTCATCCAGCTCCCCTTCATCATCCTCAACACAGACGTACGCACCGTCATAGACTGCTCCATCTCCAGCGACAA ATGCGAATACCTTTTCAACTTTGACAACACCTTTGAGATCCATGACGACATAGAGATTCTGAAGCGCATGGggatgtccctgggcctggagaGTGGGAAGTGCACTGCAGACAATCTCGTTGTTGCCAAGTCCCTCATCCCCAGGTCTCTGGAGGCCTACGTCATAG GCATAGCAAGAGGCACCAGTCAAACAAG CTCTTTCCCAGGTGACCTGGACTCCGCCTCTTTGAATGGAAGGCAGAGCTTCAGCCACAGTAGCACCGCCCTCTCAGAGTCTCGAGGCCAGACGCCCATCTCCTTcaacgaggaagaggaggacgatgATGATGAACCCTCTTCCCCAGAGTGA
- the LOC139549279 gene encoding transcription factor Dp-2-like isoform X5 has protein sequence MEVPFCRETGNISLVMPSDYSPATNITLGAVNANVRTQMIISTAERVSHTGNVLVGTPCTHTPTMVDQGRNQDANKWTPGAKKRTHDFIDSYFSDRDGLCSGDSSASKRLKGDKNGKGLRHFSMKVCEKVQKKGTTSYNEVADELVVEFTHSTTVMATDSQVYDQKNIRRRVYDALNVLMAMNIISKEKKEIRWIGLPTNSAQECQNLEVEKQKRLKRIRQKRTQLEELILQQIAFKNLVQRNKVSETSSLAPPPSGSVIQLPFIILNTDVRTVIDCSISSDKCEYLFNFDNTFEIHDDIEILKRMGMSLGLESGKCTADNLVVAKSLIPRSLEAYVIGIARGTSQTR, from the exons aTGGAGGTTCCCTTCTGCAGAGAGACAG GCAATATATCACTTGTGATGCCGTCCGACTACAGCCCAGCAACAAATATCACACTAGGAGCAGTCAATGCCAATGTGAGGACCCAGATG ATCATCAGCACAGCAGAGAGAGTTTCTCACACAGGGAATGTCCTCGTAGGTACCCCCTGCACACACACGCCCACTATGGTTGACCAGGGACGCAACCAGGATGCCAACAAGTGGACCCCAGG GGCCAAGAAGCGAACGCATGATTTCATTGACTCATATTTTTCTGACCG GGATGGGCTGTGCTCAGGAGACTCTTCAGCCAG CAAGCGACTGAAGGGCGATAAGAACGGGAAGGGCCTGAGGCATTTCTCCATGAAGGTGTGTGAGAAGGTACAGAAGAAAGGCACCACGTCCTACAACGAGGTGGCTGACGAACTGGTGGTTGAGTTCACCCACTCCACCACCGTCATGGCCACAGACTCG caGGTGTATGACCAGAAGAACATCCGCAGGCGTGTTTATGACGCTCTCAACGTGCTGATGGCCATGAACATCATCTccaaggagaagaaggagatcCGCTGGATCGGCCTGcccaccaactcagcccaggagTGTCAAAACCTGGAg GTGGAGAAACAGAAACGCCTGAAGAGGATCAGACAGAAGAGAACTCAGCTGGAAGAACTCATACTGCAG CAAATCGCATTCAAGAACCTGGTGCAGAGAAACAAAGTCAGCGAGACTTCCTCCCTGGCCCCTCCCCCTTCCGGCTCTGTCATCCAGCTCCCCTTCATCATCCTCAACACAGACGTACGCACCGTCATAGACTGCTCCATCTCCAGCGACAA ATGCGAATACCTTTTCAACTTTGACAACACCTTTGAGATCCATGACGACATAGAGATTCTGAAGCGCATGGggatgtccctgggcctggagaGTGGGAAGTGCACTGCAGACAATCTCGTTGTTGCCAAGTCCCTCATCCCCAGGTCTCTGGAGGCCTACGTCATAG GCATAGCAAGAGGCACCAGTCAAACAAG GTGA
- the LOC139549279 gene encoding transcription factor Dp-2-like isoform X2 has product MEVPFCRETGNISLVMPSDYSPATNITLGAVNANVRTQMIISTAERVSHTGNVLVGTPCTHTPTMVDQGRNQDANKWTPGAKKRTHDFIDSYFSDRDGLCSGDSSASKRLKGDKNGKGLRHFSMKVCEKVQKKGTTSYNEVADELVVEFTHSTTVMATDSVYDQKNIRRRVYDALNVLMAMNIISKEKKEIRWIGLPTNSAQECQNLEVEKQKRLKRIRQKRTQLEELILQQIAFKNLVQRNKVSETSSLAPPPSGSVIQLPFIILNTDVRTVIDCSISSDKCEYLFNFDNTFEIHDDIEILKRMGMSLGLESGKCTADNLVVAKSLIPRSLEAYVIGIARGTSQTSSFPGDLDSASLNGRQSFSHSSTALSESRGQTPISFNEEEEDDDDEPSSPE; this is encoded by the exons aTGGAGGTTCCCTTCTGCAGAGAGACAG GCAATATATCACTTGTGATGCCGTCCGACTACAGCCCAGCAACAAATATCACACTAGGAGCAGTCAATGCCAATGTGAGGACCCAGATG ATCATCAGCACAGCAGAGAGAGTTTCTCACACAGGGAATGTCCTCGTAGGTACCCCCTGCACACACACGCCCACTATGGTTGACCAGGGACGCAACCAGGATGCCAACAAGTGGACCCCAGG GGCCAAGAAGCGAACGCATGATTTCATTGACTCATATTTTTCTGACCG GGATGGGCTGTGCTCAGGAGACTCTTCAGCCAG CAAGCGACTGAAGGGCGATAAGAACGGGAAGGGCCTGAGGCATTTCTCCATGAAGGTGTGTGAGAAGGTACAGAAGAAAGGCACCACGTCCTACAACGAGGTGGCTGACGAACTGGTGGTTGAGTTCACCCACTCCACCACCGTCATGGCCACAGACTCG GTGTATGACCAGAAGAACATCCGCAGGCGTGTTTATGACGCTCTCAACGTGCTGATGGCCATGAACATCATCTccaaggagaagaaggagatcCGCTGGATCGGCCTGcccaccaactcagcccaggagTGTCAAAACCTGGAg GTGGAGAAACAGAAACGCCTGAAGAGGATCAGACAGAAGAGAACTCAGCTGGAAGAACTCATACTGCAG CAAATCGCATTCAAGAACCTGGTGCAGAGAAACAAAGTCAGCGAGACTTCCTCCCTGGCCCCTCCCCCTTCCGGCTCTGTCATCCAGCTCCCCTTCATCATCCTCAACACAGACGTACGCACCGTCATAGACTGCTCCATCTCCAGCGACAA ATGCGAATACCTTTTCAACTTTGACAACACCTTTGAGATCCATGACGACATAGAGATTCTGAAGCGCATGGggatgtccctgggcctggagaGTGGGAAGTGCACTGCAGACAATCTCGTTGTTGCCAAGTCCCTCATCCCCAGGTCTCTGGAGGCCTACGTCATAG GCATAGCAAGAGGCACCAGTCAAACAAG CTCTTTCCCAGGTGACCTGGACTCCGCCTCTTTGAATGGAAGGCAGAGCTTCAGCCACAGTAGCACCGCCCTCTCAGAGTCTCGAGGCCAGACGCCCATCTCCTTcaacgaggaagaggaggacgatgATGATGAACCCTCTTCCCCAGAGTGA
- the LOC139549279 gene encoding transcription factor Dp-2-like isoform X3, whose amino-acid sequence MPSDYSPATNITLGAVNANVRTQMIISTAERVSHTGNVLVGTPCTHTPTMVDQGRNQDANKWTPGAKKRTHDFIDSYFSDRDGLCSGDSSASKRLKGDKNGKGLRHFSMKVCEKVQKKGTTSYNEVADELVVEFTHSTTVMATDSQVYDQKNIRRRVYDALNVLMAMNIISKEKKEIRWIGLPTNSAQECQNLEVEKQKRLKRIRQKRTQLEELILQQIAFKNLVQRNKVSETSSLAPPPSGSVIQLPFIILNTDVRTVIDCSISSDKCEYLFNFDNTFEIHDDIEILKRMGMSLGLESGKCTADNLVVAKSLIPRSLEAYVIGIARGTSQTSSFPGDLDSASLNGRQSFSHSSTALSESRGQTPISFNEEEEDDDDEPSSPE is encoded by the exons ATGCCGTCCGACTACAGCCCAGCAACAAATATCACACTAGGAGCAGTCAATGCCAATGTGAGGACCCAGATG ATCATCAGCACAGCAGAGAGAGTTTCTCACACAGGGAATGTCCTCGTAGGTACCCCCTGCACACACACGCCCACTATGGTTGACCAGGGACGCAACCAGGATGCCAACAAGTGGACCCCAGG GGCCAAGAAGCGAACGCATGATTTCATTGACTCATATTTTTCTGACCG GGATGGGCTGTGCTCAGGAGACTCTTCAGCCAG CAAGCGACTGAAGGGCGATAAGAACGGGAAGGGCCTGAGGCATTTCTCCATGAAGGTGTGTGAGAAGGTACAGAAGAAAGGCACCACGTCCTACAACGAGGTGGCTGACGAACTGGTGGTTGAGTTCACCCACTCCACCACCGTCATGGCCACAGACTCG caGGTGTATGACCAGAAGAACATCCGCAGGCGTGTTTATGACGCTCTCAACGTGCTGATGGCCATGAACATCATCTccaaggagaagaaggagatcCGCTGGATCGGCCTGcccaccaactcagcccaggagTGTCAAAACCTGGAg GTGGAGAAACAGAAACGCCTGAAGAGGATCAGACAGAAGAGAACTCAGCTGGAAGAACTCATACTGCAG CAAATCGCATTCAAGAACCTGGTGCAGAGAAACAAAGTCAGCGAGACTTCCTCCCTGGCCCCTCCCCCTTCCGGCTCTGTCATCCAGCTCCCCTTCATCATCCTCAACACAGACGTACGCACCGTCATAGACTGCTCCATCTCCAGCGACAA ATGCGAATACCTTTTCAACTTTGACAACACCTTTGAGATCCATGACGACATAGAGATTCTGAAGCGCATGGggatgtccctgggcctggagaGTGGGAAGTGCACTGCAGACAATCTCGTTGTTGCCAAGTCCCTCATCCCCAGGTCTCTGGAGGCCTACGTCATAG GCATAGCAAGAGGCACCAGTCAAACAAG CTCTTTCCCAGGTGACCTGGACTCCGCCTCTTTGAATGGAAGGCAGAGCTTCAGCCACAGTAGCACCGCCCTCTCAGAGTCTCGAGGCCAGACGCCCATCTCCTTcaacgaggaagaggaggacgatgATGATGAACCCTCTTCCCCAGAGTGA
- the LOC139549279 gene encoding transcription factor Dp-2-like isoform X4, with product MPSDYSPATNITLGAVNANVRTQMIISTAERVSHTGNVLVGTPCTHTPTMVDQGRNQDANKWTPGAKKRTHDFIDSYFSDRDGLCSGDSSASKRLKGDKNGKGLRHFSMKVCEKVQKKGTTSYNEVADELVVEFTHSTTVMATDSVYDQKNIRRRVYDALNVLMAMNIISKEKKEIRWIGLPTNSAQECQNLEVEKQKRLKRIRQKRTQLEELILQQIAFKNLVQRNKVSETSSLAPPPSGSVIQLPFIILNTDVRTVIDCSISSDKCEYLFNFDNTFEIHDDIEILKRMGMSLGLESGKCTADNLVVAKSLIPRSLEAYVIGIARGTSQTSSFPGDLDSASLNGRQSFSHSSTALSESRGQTPISFNEEEEDDDDEPSSPE from the exons ATGCCGTCCGACTACAGCCCAGCAACAAATATCACACTAGGAGCAGTCAATGCCAATGTGAGGACCCAGATG ATCATCAGCACAGCAGAGAGAGTTTCTCACACAGGGAATGTCCTCGTAGGTACCCCCTGCACACACACGCCCACTATGGTTGACCAGGGACGCAACCAGGATGCCAACAAGTGGACCCCAGG GGCCAAGAAGCGAACGCATGATTTCATTGACTCATATTTTTCTGACCG GGATGGGCTGTGCTCAGGAGACTCTTCAGCCAG CAAGCGACTGAAGGGCGATAAGAACGGGAAGGGCCTGAGGCATTTCTCCATGAAGGTGTGTGAGAAGGTACAGAAGAAAGGCACCACGTCCTACAACGAGGTGGCTGACGAACTGGTGGTTGAGTTCACCCACTCCACCACCGTCATGGCCACAGACTCG GTGTATGACCAGAAGAACATCCGCAGGCGTGTTTATGACGCTCTCAACGTGCTGATGGCCATGAACATCATCTccaaggagaagaaggagatcCGCTGGATCGGCCTGcccaccaactcagcccaggagTGTCAAAACCTGGAg GTGGAGAAACAGAAACGCCTGAAGAGGATCAGACAGAAGAGAACTCAGCTGGAAGAACTCATACTGCAG CAAATCGCATTCAAGAACCTGGTGCAGAGAAACAAAGTCAGCGAGACTTCCTCCCTGGCCCCTCCCCCTTCCGGCTCTGTCATCCAGCTCCCCTTCATCATCCTCAACACAGACGTACGCACCGTCATAGACTGCTCCATCTCCAGCGACAA ATGCGAATACCTTTTCAACTTTGACAACACCTTTGAGATCCATGACGACATAGAGATTCTGAAGCGCATGGggatgtccctgggcctggagaGTGGGAAGTGCACTGCAGACAATCTCGTTGTTGCCAAGTCCCTCATCCCCAGGTCTCTGGAGGCCTACGTCATAG GCATAGCAAGAGGCACCAGTCAAACAAG CTCTTTCCCAGGTGACCTGGACTCCGCCTCTTTGAATGGAAGGCAGAGCTTCAGCCACAGTAGCACCGCCCTCTCAGAGTCTCGAGGCCAGACGCCCATCTCCTTcaacgaggaagaggaggacgatgATGATGAACCCTCTTCCCCAGAGTGA
- the LOC139549279 gene encoding transcription factor Dp-2-like isoform X6 codes for MVDQGRNQDANKWTPGAKKRTHDFIDSYFSDRDGLCSGDSSASKRLKGDKNGKGLRHFSMKVCEKVQKKGTTSYNEVADELVVEFTHSTTVMATDSQVYDQKNIRRRVYDALNVLMAMNIISKEKKEIRWIGLPTNSAQECQNLEVEKQKRLKRIRQKRTQLEELILQQIAFKNLVQRNKVSETSSLAPPPSGSVIQLPFIILNTDVRTVIDCSISSDKCEYLFNFDNTFEIHDDIEILKRMGMSLGLESGKCTADNLVVAKSLIPRSLEAYVIGIARGTSQTSSFPGDLDSASLNGRQSFSHSSTALSESRGQTPISFNEEEEDDDDEPSSPE; via the exons ATGGTTGACCAGGGACGCAACCAGGATGCCAACAAGTGGACCCCAGG GGCCAAGAAGCGAACGCATGATTTCATTGACTCATATTTTTCTGACCG GGATGGGCTGTGCTCAGGAGACTCTTCAGCCAG CAAGCGACTGAAGGGCGATAAGAACGGGAAGGGCCTGAGGCATTTCTCCATGAAGGTGTGTGAGAAGGTACAGAAGAAAGGCACCACGTCCTACAACGAGGTGGCTGACGAACTGGTGGTTGAGTTCACCCACTCCACCACCGTCATGGCCACAGACTCG caGGTGTATGACCAGAAGAACATCCGCAGGCGTGTTTATGACGCTCTCAACGTGCTGATGGCCATGAACATCATCTccaaggagaagaaggagatcCGCTGGATCGGCCTGcccaccaactcagcccaggagTGTCAAAACCTGGAg GTGGAGAAACAGAAACGCCTGAAGAGGATCAGACAGAAGAGAACTCAGCTGGAAGAACTCATACTGCAG CAAATCGCATTCAAGAACCTGGTGCAGAGAAACAAAGTCAGCGAGACTTCCTCCCTGGCCCCTCCCCCTTCCGGCTCTGTCATCCAGCTCCCCTTCATCATCCTCAACACAGACGTACGCACCGTCATAGACTGCTCCATCTCCAGCGACAA ATGCGAATACCTTTTCAACTTTGACAACACCTTTGAGATCCATGACGACATAGAGATTCTGAAGCGCATGGggatgtccctgggcctggagaGTGGGAAGTGCACTGCAGACAATCTCGTTGTTGCCAAGTCCCTCATCCCCAGGTCTCTGGAGGCCTACGTCATAG GCATAGCAAGAGGCACCAGTCAAACAAG CTCTTTCCCAGGTGACCTGGACTCCGCCTCTTTGAATGGAAGGCAGAGCTTCAGCCACAGTAGCACCGCCCTCTCAGAGTCTCGAGGCCAGACGCCCATCTCCTTcaacgaggaagaggaggacgatgATGATGAACCCTCTTCCCCAGAGTGA